In the Verrucomicrobiia bacterium genome, one interval contains:
- a CDS encoding transglycosylase domain-containing protein: MTKPSKRGARGLSVYSNLSANRRSKKDARARQKAEYLASLPKHPVKRFFYRLHPKRFFAFWFSRRGAFLALKIVGVAALFVVLFVGALFAYFRQELNAIRPEEINKRVQTTVTRYYDRNNVLLWEDRGDKDYRLVVESKDISKYMKDATVAIEDRDFYKHNGVSFTGIMRATVNNITGGDTQGGSTLTQQLVKQVFISEEEALARGITGIPRKIKESILAIEVERMFTKDQILTLYMNESPYGGRRNGVESGARTYFGKSAKDLNLAEAALLASIPQQPSRYDPYNQEGHEDLVRRQHTVLDNMASQGYVSKEEAEAAKKIDILDKIRPEADQYKDIRAPHFVQMVRSQLENELGKATVGRGGLTVKTTLDWRVQKVVEQAITNLFNSSLPASANFNNGAATIVDTPTGQILALQGSRNYHHPGYGQDNAAIAFIQPGSTIKPLVFAALFKQKPEGQLNFGAGTVLRDEPINHIYRHVLENYDHRFLGDLTIRQGLAQSRNVPAVKAMYITGRDATIQTIHDMGDKSYCTQGVDRQVQLAAAIGGCGLRQVEHTNAFATFARMGEYKPPTAILEVKNTQGDVIKKWKDEGKQVLDPQVTYMINDILSDDVARAPSFGLGASGLNVPGVKTATKTGTSNIGDFSKDLWMMSYTPRATLGIWVGNNDTSPMSHALSSVVGPTVSEIMGPIHTEIFQRDGSWKPGDWFQRPAGIQTLAVAGRTDIFPSWYSKNQGIRGQKMAFDTVSKKRATNCTPAHVRTELTVQKVMDPVTRRETLIAPSGYDVTKQDDIHKCNDVKPFVSSITAEQVGTTGQYKITANVNKGTHPLKTVEIKVDGQTIASFSARGGASYSKLHTFTTAGSHTITVVVRDAAEYETTSSQSLTVTLNNGGNGDPGGGGGNPLE; encoded by the coding sequence GTGACAAAACCTTCAAAAAGAGGCGCACGTGGTTTGAGTGTCTATTCAAATCTGTCGGCTAATCGTCGTTCAAAGAAAGATGCGCGCGCCCGCCAAAAGGCAGAATATTTAGCCAGCTTACCAAAACATCCGGTCAAACGGTTTTTTTATAGGTTGCATCCGAAGCGCTTTTTTGCGTTTTGGTTTAGTCGCCGCGGGGCCTTTTTAGCATTAAAAATAGTGGGCGTGGCGGCGCTGTTTGTGGTCCTTTTTGTGGGTGCGCTGTTTGCTTATTTCCGTCAGGAATTAAATGCGATTCGACCAGAAGAAATCAACAAACGTGTCCAAACCACTGTCACCCGCTACTACGACCGTAATAACGTACTCCTCTGGGAAGACCGTGGCGATAAAGATTATCGACTGGTGGTTGAATCGAAAGATATTTCTAAATACATGAAAGACGCCACCGTCGCCATTGAAGACCGCGACTTCTATAAGCACAATGGCGTCAGTTTTACTGGCATTATGCGCGCAACGGTCAATAACATCACTGGCGGCGACACCCAAGGTGGTTCTACCTTAACCCAGCAGTTAGTTAAACAGGTGTTTATTAGTGAAGAAGAAGCTTTGGCGCGCGGCATAACGGGCATCCCAAGGAAGATAAAAGAATCAATTCTCGCAATTGAAGTAGAGCGGATGTTCACTAAAGATCAGATTCTGACACTGTATATGAACGAATCACCATACGGTGGACGTCGTAACGGTGTTGAATCCGGCGCCCGAACTTACTTTGGTAAATCCGCTAAAGATCTTAACCTAGCAGAAGCAGCGCTTCTTGCAAGTATTCCGCAACAGCCAAGTCGGTACGACCCCTACAACCAAGAAGGCCATGAAGACTTAGTCCGTCGCCAGCATACAGTGCTTGATAACATGGCAAGCCAGGGCTATGTTTCAAAAGAAGAAGCCGAAGCCGCTAAAAAAATCGACATTCTTGATAAAATTCGTCCCGAAGCCGATCAGTATAAAGACATCCGAGCGCCTCACTTCGTACAAATGGTGCGCAGTCAACTTGAGAATGAGCTTGGTAAAGCTACGGTTGGGCGCGGTGGATTAACTGTAAAAACCACCCTTGACTGGCGAGTACAGAAAGTGGTTGAGCAAGCAATCACTAATTTGTTTAATTCATCACTGCCAGCTTCTGCCAACTTTAACAATGGTGCCGCAACTATAGTTGATACGCCAACTGGTCAAATTCTTGCCCTCCAAGGTAGCCGAAATTACCATCACCCTGGCTACGGGCAAGATAACGCCGCAATTGCCTTTATCCAGCCAGGTTCAACCATCAAGCCGCTGGTTTTTGCGGCGCTCTTTAAGCAAAAACCCGAGGGCCAGCTGAACTTTGGTGCTGGTACAGTGCTACGCGACGAACCAATTAATCATATTTATCGTCACGTCCTAGAAAACTACGACCACCGTTTCCTGGGAGATTTAACGATTCGCCAAGGTCTGGCCCAATCACGTAACGTGCCGGCTGTGAAGGCAATGTATATTACCGGTCGAGATGCAACTATTCAAACTATTCACGACATGGGTGACAAAAGTTACTGCACGCAAGGCGTGGACCGCCAAGTGCAGTTAGCGGCGGCCATTGGTGGTTGTGGCTTGCGCCAGGTAGAGCACACGAATGCTTTTGCAACTTTTGCCCGCATGGGAGAATACAAGCCCCCAACCGCTATTCTGGAAGTAAAAAACACCCAAGGTGACGTCATTAAAAAATGGAAAGACGAAGGCAAACAGGTACTTGACCCCCAAGTTACCTATATGATCAACGACATCCTCAGCGATGACGTTGCGCGAGCCCCTTCCTTTGGTCTTGGCGCATCCGGGCTTAATGTTCCGGGTGTAAAAACCGCTACCAAAACTGGTACCTCGAACATTGGCGATTTTTCAAAAGACTTGTGGATGATGAGCTATACTCCCCGTGCGACCCTTGGTATTTGGGTAGGCAATAATGACACCTCTCCGATGAGCCATGCTCTTTCAAGCGTTGTTGGCCCGACTGTAAGCGAGATCATGGGGCCAATCCATACCGAGATTTTCCAACGCGATGGCAGCTGGAAACCCGGAGATTGGTTCCAGCGACCCGCGGGAATACAAACCCTAGCAGTTGCCGGGCGGACAGATATCTTCCCGTCGTGGTATTCAAAGAATCAAGGCATTCGTGGCCAAAAGATGGCTTTCGACACCGTCTCTAAAAAACGCGCTACTAATTGTACGCCGGCACATGTCCGTACTGAACTAACGGTACAAAAGGTGATGGACCCTGTTACCCGCCGCGAAACACTCATCGCTCCAAGCGGCTACGATGTCACTAAGCAAGATGATATTCATAAATGTAACGACGTGAAACCGTTTGTATCGTCAATAACTGCCGAGCAAGTGGGGACTACGGGCCAGTACAAGATTACAGCAAATGTCAACAAGGGCACTCATCCGCTGAAAACTGTTGAGATTAAGGTCGATGGGCAAACCATTGCCAGCTTCTCTGCTCGTGGTGGCGCCTCTTATAGCAAGCTCCATACCTTCACCACTGCCGGTAGCCATACTATTACTGTTGTTGTACGAGATGCTGCCGAGTATGAAACAACCTCATCGCAATCCCTCACCGTGACTCTAAATAATGGCGGAAATGGCGATCCTGGTGGTGGCGGCGGTAACCCTCTGGAGTAA
- the tyrS gene encoding tyrosine--tRNA ligase, whose product MTLSEELRWRGFVNQTTLNDPSELDKKPITFYFGVDPSADSMQVGNLAIAMMIRHFLRHGHKAVLLVGGATGMIGDPGGKDEERTLKSIDEVVKNKTAIARQYQHIFDGMPFTLVDNYDWFKDIGYLDFLREVGKSFSMTQLLDRDFVRSRIGEGGSGISYAEFSYTLIQGYDFLHLYREHGVTLQVCGSDQWGNSITGVELIRKLEGAEAHVWSAPLVINRATGKKFGKSEDGAVWLDDKKTSVYKFYQFWLNTDDEGVIDYLKIYTLLSKDEITALIEEHQQNPAARLAQQKLAEEVTKLVHGEARTQAVRNITDALFGGKAFADMAHDELQQLAAEIPTAANTEIVEGLVEAGIAQSKGEARRLLQSGAISVNGEKITEPTTFTQPTLVKKGKNTFCLLAYAA is encoded by the coding sequence GTGACGCTTTCCGAAGAACTGCGCTGGCGCGGTTTTGTCAACCAAACGACCCTTAACGACCCGAGTGAGCTTGATAAAAAGCCAATTACTTTCTATTTTGGCGTCGATCCAAGCGCCGATTCGATGCAAGTCGGGAATCTTGCGATTGCGATGATGATTCGCCATTTCCTTCGCCATGGCCACAAGGCAGTACTGCTTGTTGGCGGTGCAACGGGCATGATTGGTGACCCCGGTGGCAAGGATGAAGAGCGGACCCTAAAGTCAATCGATGAAGTAGTAAAGAATAAAACTGCCATTGCCAGGCAGTACCAGCACATTTTTGACGGCATGCCGTTTACGCTGGTTGATAATTATGACTGGTTTAAAGACATTGGTTATTTAGATTTCTTGCGGGAAGTCGGGAAAAGCTTCTCTATGACCCAGCTACTCGATCGTGATTTTGTGCGGTCACGAATTGGAGAGGGTGGTTCAGGGATTAGCTACGCCGAATTCAGCTACACGTTAATTCAAGGCTACGACTTTTTGCATTTATACCGCGAGCATGGTGTTACTTTGCAGGTCTGCGGCTCCGATCAGTGGGGCAATTCGATTACCGGTGTCGAGCTCATTCGCAAGCTCGAAGGGGCTGAAGCCCATGTTTGGTCTGCACCGCTGGTGATCAATCGGGCTACTGGTAAAAAATTTGGTAAAAGCGAAGACGGCGCAGTGTGGCTCGACGACAAAAAAACCTCGGTGTATAAGTTTTATCAATTTTGGCTCAACACCGATGACGAAGGAGTGATAGACTACCTAAAAATCTATACGCTACTTTCAAAAGACGAAATCACCGCCCTGATTGAAGAGCATCAGCAAAATCCAGCTGCCCGGCTAGCGCAACAAAAACTGGCTGAAGAAGTTACCAAACTTGTGCATGGTGAAGCACGCACACAAGCTGTGCGAAATATTACGGACGCACTGTTTGGCGGTAAAGCATTTGCCGATATGGCTCACGACGAACTACAGCAACTCGCGGCAGAAATCCCAACAGCTGCGAACACAGAGATTGTTGAAGGGCTGGTTGAGGCCGGCATCGCGCAATCAAAGGGTGAGGCGCGGCGCCTACTGCAGAGCGGGGCTATTTCTGTAAATGGGGAAAAAATAACTGAACCCACCACCTTCACGCAGCCGACCTTGGTGAAAAAAGGCAAAAATACTTTCTGCCTCCTTGCCTACGCCGCCTAA
- the recG gene encoding ATP-dependent DNA helicase RecG — MTLQTPIANIKGVGPVTAKKLHDAGIFTVDDLVQFLPRKYEDFSQVTPIAAIRPGKVTVKVTVENVKTRRVRRGMHVTEATLSDPTGKLSAVWFNQSYRAAQLEAQQEFFMSGEFSLQYNKYQLINPSAEKADGEHINTDRILPIYREVKGLKSHTVRALIAQLKPLITMLPETLPNDIVTQQQLISYADALLGLHFPESDEQLQRAKERFAFEELFELLLASGYNKLENNKLEGWHIPFDVQAAKEFVRQLPFKLTNAQRLAAWEIVQNFNAKVPMNRLLQGDVGSGKTVVAGFAAYMAARAGFQTAIMAPTEILATQHAATLRNLLGPLGVEVGLLIGHMPKKAKEILYEQLAGGAVEVTVGTHALLQEKVQFQKLGFVVIDEQHRFGVQQRQTLLHKSEHMPHLLAMTATPIPRSLALTVYGELDISIINERPAGRKPIKTVIWSPNSRPQLYDQIEHQLAAGRQAYVICPLIDANPDNELKSVQAEYKKLQQGPFKHRRIGLLHGQLKGDEKEAVMHAFLRRETDILVSTTVVEVGVDVPNATVILIEDADRFGLAQLHQLRGRVGRSDQQSCCYLLTSTSAKPSARLRELEKSNDGFYLAEVDLQLRGPGEIYGRAQHGQLNMRLASLGDTPLIARAQRAASFFIEKGFDLLQYKKLAAQVRHYQRLTTLN; from the coding sequence ATGACACTCCAAACTCCAATTGCGAACATCAAAGGCGTCGGCCCGGTTACGGCGAAAAAGCTGCACGATGCTGGTATTTTTACGGTAGACGATCTAGTGCAGTTTTTACCTAGAAAATATGAAGATTTTTCTCAGGTGACCCCGATTGCCGCCATTCGCCCCGGAAAAGTAACGGTTAAAGTAACGGTGGAGAACGTAAAAACTCGCCGCGTTCGGCGCGGCATGCACGTTACCGAAGCCACCCTTAGCGACCCAACGGGCAAGCTGTCAGCGGTGTGGTTTAATCAATCGTACCGAGCGGCGCAGCTCGAGGCACAGCAAGAATTTTTTATGTCTGGTGAATTCTCGCTGCAATATAATAAATATCAGCTAATTAATCCTAGTGCTGAAAAAGCTGATGGCGAACACATTAACACCGATCGGATTCTGCCGATTTACCGCGAAGTTAAAGGCTTAAAGTCACATACAGTGCGGGCCCTTATTGCCCAACTAAAGCCACTCATTACCATGCTTCCCGAAACTTTGCCGAACGACATTGTGACTCAGCAGCAATTAATTTCCTACGCCGACGCGCTGCTTGGCTTGCATTTTCCTGAATCAGACGAACAGTTGCAGCGGGCTAAAGAACGCTTTGCCTTTGAAGAGCTGTTTGAATTGTTGCTGGCCAGCGGTTATAACAAACTTGAAAACAACAAGCTTGAAGGTTGGCATATTCCTTTTGACGTTCAAGCGGCCAAAGAATTTGTTAGGCAATTACCGTTCAAGCTAACTAACGCCCAGCGCTTGGCCGCCTGGGAAATTGTGCAAAACTTTAACGCTAAAGTGCCAATGAATCGCCTGCTACAAGGGGATGTTGGCTCGGGTAAGACGGTGGTAGCTGGCTTTGCTGCCTATATGGCGGCCAGAGCCGGCTTCCAGACGGCAATTATGGCGCCCACCGAGATTTTAGCTACCCAACACGCCGCCACCCTTAGAAACCTACTCGGTCCACTTGGCGTGGAGGTCGGGCTTCTAATTGGCCATATGCCAAAAAAAGCTAAAGAAATCTTGTACGAACAACTAGCCGGGGGTGCGGTAGAGGTAACGGTTGGCACGCACGCGTTATTACAAGAAAAAGTGCAGTTTCAGAAGTTGGGGTTCGTGGTGATCGACGAACAGCACCGTTTTGGCGTACAGCAGCGACAAACCTTGCTCCATAAAAGCGAACATATGCCGCATTTACTTGCTATGACAGCCACCCCTATACCACGCAGCTTGGCATTAACGGTTTACGGCGAACTTGATATATCAATCATTAACGAGCGGCCAGCAGGAAGGAAGCCGATAAAAACAGTTATTTGGTCACCGAACAGTCGTCCGCAGCTGTATGATCAGATCGAACACCAGCTGGCAGCGGGTCGACAAGCCTACGTTATTTGTCCGTTAATCGACGCCAATCCCGATAACGAGCTCAAAAGCGTCCAGGCCGAATATAAAAAACTGCAGCAAGGGCCGTTTAAGCACCGCCGGATTGGCCTACTGCACGGGCAGCTAAAGGGAGACGAAAAAGAGGCGGTAATGCACGCTTTTCTCCGCCGTGAAACTGATATTCTAGTCAGCACCACGGTGGTGGAGGTAGGGGTAGATGTGCCAAACGCCACAGTTATTTTAATTGAAGATGCCGATCGCTTTGGCTTGGCGCAGCTTCACCAATTGCGTGGCCGAGTTGGGCGGAGCGATCAGCAAAGTTGCTGCTACTTGCTTACCAGTACCAGCGCCAAACCCAGCGCACGACTTCGTGAGCTCGAAAAAAGCAACGATGGCTTTTACTTGGCCGAGGTTGACCTGCAGCTTCGCGGTCCCGGTGAAATCTATGGTCGGGCGCAACACGGACAGCTTAATATGCGCCTGGCGAGCCTGGGCGATACGCCGCTTATCGCTCGAGCACAGCGGGCGGCATCTTTTTTCATTGAAAAAGGGTTTGATCTGTTACAATATAAGAAGTTAGCAGCGCAAGTACGCCATTATCAGCGGCTCACAACGCTTAATTAA